Proteins encoded together in one Lathyrus oleraceus cultivar Zhongwan6 chromosome 5, CAAS_Psat_ZW6_1.0, whole genome shotgun sequence window:
- the LOC127085180 gene encoding uncharacterized protein LOC127085180, with translation MTTSFPRLLSTASNPTLLRTGSEHLTRSVSNSVTRLLFSSSTQHHHHNNTVRDQPQTPAPESLKQSEKEQEEEDDGDEIDLNKETGEVGGPKGPEPTRYGDWERNGRCSDF, from the coding sequence ATGACAACCTCTTTCCCTCGCTTGCTCTCCACCGCATCCAACCCTACTCTCCTCCGCACCGGATCCGAACACCTGACTCGTTCTGTTTCCAACTCAGTGACACGCCTCCTCTTCTCCTCCTCGACTCAgcaccaccaccacaacaacacCGTTAGGGATCAACCACAGACACCGGCGCCAGAATCTCTTAAACAAAGCGAAAAGgaacaagaagaagaagatgacGGCGACGAAATTGATCTGAACAAAGAAACGGGCGAGGTCGGTGGACCCAAAGGGCCTGAGCCCACAAGGTATGGCGATTGGGAACGCAATGGTCGCTGTTCTGatttttga